GGGCTTTGATCACCTCGCCGACGGAGCTGTTGGACAGTCCGAGCAGGGCCGTCAGCCAGGCGCACGCGCCGAGAAAATCCCGACGGGAAACACCTTTGGACTGGGCCTGCTCCCAAATGGTAGGACGAGTTTGGGGCTTCATAGGTTTGACACGCCGTCGCGTTGACACCTCTTGGGGACAACGCGATTTAGCTACCATCAGCAAATATTGTCAATTAGCCGCACAAAGTTTGCACATCTACTAATCAGGCGAACAGCATCGCTAACACCGCCCGCCGGGCGACGACGCCAAACAGCTCCGCCTCAGGACAGGTCGCGCGCCGATGAATTAAGTTCGACACGCTCGGCGCATATCCGGAAAATTGCCGCATGGCGCTGCCCGCCGACTACCACATGCACACGCCGCTGTGTCGCCACGCGACCGGCGCCCCGACCGCTTACGCCGCGCAGGCCGTTCGCCTTGGCTTCACGGAAATCGGTTTCTCCGACCATTCGCCCATGTTGGAGGACGACTTTGATGACTGGCGCATGCGCAACGACCAGCTTGACGAGTATGTCGCGCAAGTGCGCCTGGCCCAACGCGAGCATCCGCAGCTCACCATCCGGCTCGCGCTCGAAGTGGATTTCCTGCCCGACCGCGTGGAGTGGATTCGCGAACTCGCCGTGCGGCACCCGTGGGATTACCTGATCGGCTCGGTCCATTACGTCTCCGGCGGCTGGGACATTGACAGCCCGTTCAAGCGCGAACTCTGGGAGAAATCGGACGTGGATGCCGTCTGGGCCGAATACTTCGACCGGCTGACGCAGGCGGCGGCATCGGGTCTGTTTGAAATCATCGGTCACACGGACCTGCCGAAGAAGTTTGGCCACCTGCCCCGGCGCGACATGACACCGCTCGTGGGCCAATTCCTCGACGCCTGCCGGGCCACCGACACCGCCATCGAACTGAACACCGCCGGGTTGCGCAAAGATTGCCGTGAGATTTACCCGAGCCGCGCCATCCTCGAACAGGCCCGTGCGAAGGGCGTCGCCATCACGTTTGGTTCGGACGCGCACGCGCCCGAGGAAGTGGGTGCGGACTTCGCGGCGGCCATCCGGCTTGCCCGGGAAACCGGCTTCACGCACAGCCGCCGGTTTGCCGGGCGGAAAATGACCGAAGTGGCACTCGGCCGATGACGAAATCGCGGGTGAACGAGTTGAGGCGGGGGGACCATCCCATCCGCTAAATCTCCACCGGCTCCTCCGCGGGTGCGGGCCGGCGTTGCATGCGCAACCGTCCCACGCGCATGCCATCCATTTCCTCCACCCGCAGTTCACAGCGGCCGAGCGCAAGCGTGTCGCCGATTTTGGGAAAGCCGCCCAGCCGCTCGGTCACCAGTCCGTTGACGGTGGTCAAGTCCCGCGTGGCCAGGGATTCGCCGACGATCTCCTCGAGTTCGTGCAGCGGCAGCGCGCCGGATACCTCCCAGGCGTTCTCGCCCAGCCGCACCAGCAATGGCTTTTCCTGGTCGAACTCGTCCTGAATCTGGCCGACGAGTTCCTCCAGGATGTTTT
The window above is part of the Verrucomicrobiia bacterium genome. Proteins encoded here:
- a CDS encoding histidinol-phosphatase HisJ family protein; translated protein: MALPADYHMHTPLCRHATGAPTAYAAQAVRLGFTEIGFSDHSPMLEDDFDDWRMRNDQLDEYVAQVRLAQREHPQLTIRLALEVDFLPDRVEWIRELAVRHPWDYLIGSVHYVSGGWDIDSPFKRELWEKSDVDAVWAEYFDRLTQAAASGLFEIIGHTDLPKKFGHLPRRDMTPLVGQFLDACRATDTAIELNTAGLRKDCREIYPSRAILEQARAKGVAITFGSDAHAPEEVGADFAAAIRLARETGFTHSRRFAGRKMTEVALGR